The Streptomyces sp. NBC_01775 genome includes a region encoding these proteins:
- the aroB gene encoding 3-dehydroquinate synthase — protein MTTQHPSVTRIAVGGTAGTAPYDVLVGRQLLGELPGLIGPDVRRVAVLHPEALAETGEALREDLAGQGYEAVAVQLPNAEESKTAEVAAYCWKALGQTGFTRTDVIVGVGGGATTDLAGFVAATWLRGVRWIAVPTTVLGMVDAAVGGKTGINTAEGKNLVGAFHPPAGVLCDLAALDSLGTHDYVSGLAEIIKAGFIADPAILELIESDPQAARSPAGAHTAELIERSIRVKAEVVTDDLKESGRREILNYGHTLAHAIEKNERYNWRHGAAVSVGMVFAAELGRIAGRLDDATADRHRAVLESVGLPVTYRGDQWPKLLDTMKVDKKSRGDRLRFIVLEGLARPAVLESPDPAMLLAAHAEIAA, from the coding sequence ATGACCACCCAGCACCCCTCCGTGACCCGTATCGCCGTCGGTGGCACGGCGGGCACCGCGCCCTACGACGTGCTCGTGGGGCGGCAGTTGCTCGGCGAGCTGCCCGGCCTCATCGGCCCCGACGTCCGCCGCGTCGCCGTCCTGCACCCCGAGGCGCTCGCCGAGACCGGCGAGGCGCTACGCGAGGATCTGGCGGGCCAGGGCTACGAGGCCGTCGCCGTCCAGCTGCCCAACGCGGAGGAGTCCAAGACCGCCGAGGTCGCCGCCTACTGCTGGAAGGCCCTCGGCCAGACCGGCTTCACCCGCACCGATGTGATCGTCGGTGTCGGGGGAGGGGCGACGACCGACCTGGCCGGGTTCGTCGCGGCGACCTGGCTGCGCGGGGTGCGCTGGATCGCGGTGCCGACGACGGTCCTGGGCATGGTGGACGCGGCGGTCGGCGGCAAGACCGGGATCAACACCGCCGAGGGCAAGAACCTCGTCGGGGCCTTCCACCCGCCGGCCGGTGTGCTGTGCGACCTGGCGGCGCTCGACTCGCTGGGCACCCACGACTACGTCAGCGGCCTGGCCGAGATCATCAAGGCGGGCTTCATCGCGGACCCGGCCATCCTGGAGCTGATCGAGAGCGACCCGCAGGCGGCCCGAAGCCCCGCCGGAGCGCACACGGCGGAGCTGATCGAGCGCTCCATCCGCGTCAAGGCCGAGGTGGTCACCGACGACCTCAAGGAGTCGGGCCGCCGCGAGATCCTCAACTACGGCCACACCCTCGCGCACGCCATCGAGAAGAACGAGCGCTACAACTGGCGGCACGGTGCGGCCGTTTCGGTCGGCATGGTCTTCGCCGCCGAACTGGGCAGGATCGCGGGGCGGCTGGACGACGCCACCGCCGACCGGCACCGCGCCGTGCTGGAGTCCGTCGGGCTGCCCGTCACCTACCGCGGCGACCAGTGGCCCAAGCTGCTGGACACGATGAAGGTCGACAAGAAGTCCCGGGGCGACCGGCTGCGTTTCATCGTCCTCGAAGGGCTGGCCAGGCCCGCGGTGCTGGAGAGCCCCGACCCCGCCATGCTGCTGGCGGCGCACGCCGAGATCGCGGCCTGA
- a CDS encoding AAA family ATPase — translation MQHSGAHGTYGGFAAQWPTPPLRPDASAGPAHPHHPPHPPHPQPQPQPQPPHPQPPHPQTQQHPQPPLPPQPHPAQPPAQPAPQGPPGGGVPPGGRAPQGVGAPQGGGGQSSESTGHIKLPPGGPVQIPAPGATPAQLDGTRAAVAVLLIGPAGAGKTTVARYWADHRAVPTAHISLDDVREWVRSGFADPQAGWNDHSEAQYRLARRTCGFSARNFLANGVSCVLDDAVFPDWPVVGLGGWKRHVGPGLIPVVLLPGLDIVLERNAARSGNRRLSDEEVAHIHGRMAGWYGSGLPIIDNSRQDVASTARMLDNVVARSLASPLSW, via the coding sequence ATGCAGCACAGCGGTGCCCATGGCACCTACGGAGGCTTCGCCGCACAGTGGCCCACGCCCCCACTCCGCCCTGATGCCTCCGCCGGCCCGGCGCACCCCCACCACCCGCCTCACCCGCCCCACCCGCAGCCCCAGCCCCAGCCCCAGCCGCCGCACCCGCAGCCGCCCCACCCGCAGACCCAGCAGCACCCACAGCCTCCGCTTCCGCCCCAGCCCCACCCCGCCCAGCCGCCCGCCCAGCCCGCACCCCAGGGCCCGCCCGGCGGGGGAGTGCCGCCCGGCGGGCGGGCGCCGCAGGGTGTCGGCGCACCGCAGGGCGGCGGGGGGCAATCCAGCGAGTCGACGGGCCACATCAAGCTGCCCCCCGGCGGCCCGGTGCAGATACCCGCGCCGGGCGCCACCCCCGCCCAGCTCGACGGCACCCGCGCGGCCGTCGCCGTCCTGCTCATCGGCCCGGCGGGCGCGGGCAAGACCACCGTGGCGCGCTACTGGGCGGACCACCGAGCCGTCCCCACGGCGCACATCAGCCTCGACGACGTACGCGAATGGGTGCGCTCCGGCTTCGCCGACCCCCAGGCGGGCTGGAACGACCACTCCGAGGCGCAGTACCGCCTCGCCCGCCGCACCTGTGGCTTCTCCGCGCGCAACTTTCTGGCCAACGGTGTCTCCTGCGTCCTGGACGACGCGGTCTTCCCCGACTGGCCGGTCGTCGGCCTCGGCGGCTGGAAGCGCCATGTGGGCCCCGGCCTCATCCCGGTCGTCCTGCTGCCGGGCCTGGACATCGTCCTGGAGCGCAACGCGGCCCGGTCAGGCAACAGACGCCTGTCCGACGAGGAGGTCGCCCACATCCACGGCCGTATGGCCGGCTGGTACGGCTCGGGGCTGCCCATCATCGACAACTCGCGCCAGGACGTGGCCAGCACGGCCCGCATGCTCGACAACGTCGTCGCGCGCAGCCTCGCCAGCCCGCTGAGCTGGTAG
- a CDS encoding aminopeptidase P family protein gives MSEVHVSRRSRLRDRCAASTAHDGPADAVLVSSPANVRYLTGRAAPDSVLLLGADGRDTLVSVPGGGPLNGGNPADGLRETVLDAESAENAEGGEEPGEGREAMDGAQSAPRARGAKGRARTAGSVEDAAVAAAGLAARGGAGALAVEEHHLTVARHRALATAAPGLRLADLGLAVEQQRVVKDEEEISALRIAAEITDQALGELLESILVGRTERHLALELERRLIDHGAEGAAFPTSVATGPHSGLPGHRPTDRRVEEGDFLTVRLGARYRGYRCQIGRTFVIGTAPEDWQIELYDLVFAAQRAAREALGPGTECREVDLAARQVLDAAGHGAAVEESTGHGVGLEIGEDPRLSPAAMGKLDACVPVTVEPGVHLPGRGGVRIDDTLVVRPQADGGPELLTITTKELLAL, from the coding sequence ATGTCCGAGGTGCATGTCTCCCGCCGCTCACGGCTCCGTGACCGCTGTGCGGCGAGCACGGCGCACGACGGACCCGCCGACGCGGTGCTGGTCTCCAGCCCTGCCAACGTCCGCTATCTCACCGGCCGCGCGGCCCCCGACAGCGTGCTGCTGCTCGGAGCGGACGGCCGGGACACCCTTGTCTCTGTCCCGGGAGGGGGCCCGCTGAACGGAGGCAACCCCGCCGACGGCCTGCGTGAGACCGTGCTGGACGCGGAGAGCGCGGAGAACGCGGAGGGCGGCGAAGAGCCGGGAGAGGGCCGCGAGGCCATGGACGGCGCGCAGAGCGCCCCCCGCGCCCGGGGCGCCAAGGGCAGAGCCAGGACCGCCGGGAGCGTCGAGGACGCCGCGGTGGCCGCCGCCGGGCTCGCCGCACGCGGCGGGGCCGGCGCGCTGGCCGTCGAGGAGCACCATCTGACGGTCGCCCGGCACCGCGCCCTCGCCACGGCCGCCCCCGGCCTCCGCCTCGCCGACCTCGGCCTGGCTGTGGAGCAGCAGCGGGTCGTCAAGGACGAGGAGGAGATCTCCGCTTTGCGTATCGCGGCCGAGATCACCGACCAGGCGCTCGGCGAGCTGCTGGAGTCGATCCTCGTGGGCCGTACCGAGCGGCACCTCGCGCTGGAGCTGGAGCGGCGGCTGATCGACCACGGTGCCGAGGGCGCGGCCTTCCCCACCTCCGTGGCGACCGGTCCCCATTCCGGACTTCCCGGACATCGGCCGACCGACCGGCGTGTGGAAGAGGGAGATTTCCTGACCGTGCGCCTGGGCGCCCGCTACCGCGGATACCGCTGTCAGATCGGCCGTACGTTCGTGATCGGCACCGCGCCCGAGGACTGGCAGATCGAGCTGTACGACCTCGTCTTCGCCGCTCAGCGCGCTGCGCGGGAGGCTCTGGGGCCCGGTACGGAGTGCCGCGAGGTGGACCTCGCGGCCCGGCAGGTACTGGACGCCGCCGGGCATGGTGCGGCCGTCGAGGAGTCCACGGGCCATGGGGTGGGGCTGGAAATCGGTGAGGACCCTCGGCTGTCACCTGCGGCCATGGGTAAACTGGACGCTTGTGTGCCGGTCACCGTCGAACCGGGGGTCCATCTCCCGGGCCGGGGCGGCGTCCGGATCGACGACACGCTCGTCGTCCGCCCGCAGGCGGACGGCGGACCCGAGCTACTCACCATCACGACCAAGGAGCTGCTCGCCCTCTAG
- the efp gene encoding elongation factor P → MASTNDLKNGMVLKLDADQLWSVVEFQHVKPGKGPAFVRTKLKNVLSGKTVDKTFNAGTKVETATVDRRDMQFSYMDGDYFVFMDMQTYDQLHVDRKVVGDAANYLIEGFEATVAQHEGEVLYVEMPAAVELEIKHTEPGVQGDRSTGGSKPAELETGYSIQVPLFITTGEKIKVDTRSGEYLGRVNS, encoded by the coding sequence GTGGCATCCACGAACGACCTCAAGAACGGCATGGTGCTCAAGCTCGACGCCGACCAGCTCTGGTCCGTCGTTGAGTTCCAGCACGTCAAGCCCGGCAAGGGCCCCGCTTTCGTCCGCACCAAGCTCAAGAACGTGCTGTCCGGCAAGACCGTCGACAAGACGTTCAACGCGGGCACCAAGGTCGAGACGGCCACCGTGGACCGACGTGACATGCAGTTCTCTTACATGGACGGCGACTACTTCGTCTTCATGGACATGCAGACCTACGACCAGCTTCACGTCGACCGCAAGGTCGTCGGCGACGCCGCGAACTACCTCATCGAGGGCTTCGAGGCGACCGTCGCACAGCACGAGGGCGAGGTGCTCTACGTCGAGATGCCTGCCGCCGTCGAGCTGGAGATCAAGCACACCGAACCCGGCGTCCAGGGGGACCGCTCCACCGGCGGCTCCAAGCCCGCCGAGCTGGAGACGGGCTACAGCATCCAGGTCCCGCTCTTCATCACGACCGGCGAGAAGATCAAGGTCGACACCCGCTCCGGCGAGTACCTCGGCCGGGTGAACAGCTAA
- the nusB gene encoding transcription antitermination factor NusB, whose translation MAARNKARKRAFQILFEADQRDAEVQTVLADWLRLARTDSRQPPVTEYTMQLAEGYADNAARIDELLSTYAVGWTLDRMPDVDRSILRLGVYELLWVDDVPDAVVIDEAIQLAKEFSTDESPGFINGLLGRLKELKPGLLR comes from the coding sequence GTGGCTGCCCGCAACAAGGCCCGTAAGCGCGCCTTCCAGATCCTCTTCGAGGCCGATCAGCGCGATGCCGAGGTGCAGACCGTGCTGGCGGACTGGCTGCGGCTCGCCCGGACCGACTCCCGGCAGCCGCCGGTGACCGAGTACACGATGCAGCTCGCCGAGGGGTACGCGGACAACGCGGCCCGTATCGACGAGCTGCTGTCCACCTACGCCGTGGGCTGGACGCTCGACCGGATGCCCGATGTGGACCGGAGCATCCTGCGGCTCGGCGTGTATGAGCTGCTGTGGGTGGACGACGTGCCGGACGCCGTGGTGATCGACGAGGCGATCCAGCTCGCCAAGGAGTTCTCGACGGACGAGTCCCCCGGTTTCATCAACGGCCTGCTCGGCCGTCTGAAGGAGCTCAAGCCGGGGCTCTTGCGCTGA
- the bldD gene encoding transcriptional regulator BldD, whose product MSSEYAKQLGAKLRAIRTQQGLSLHGVEEKSQGRWKAVVVGSYERGDRAVTVQRLAELADFYGVPVQELLPGTTPGGAAEPPPKLVLDLERLAHVPAEKAGPLQRYAATIQSQRGDYNGKVLSIRQDDLRTLAVIYDQSPSVLTEQLISWGVLDADARRAVSHEDV is encoded by the coding sequence ATGTCCAGCGAATACGCCAAACAGCTCGGAGCGAAACTCCGCGCCATCCGCACCCAGCAGGGCCTCTCCCTCCATGGTGTCGAGGAGAAGTCCCAGGGCCGCTGGAAGGCGGTCGTGGTGGGCTCGTACGAGCGCGGGGACCGCGCCGTGACCGTGCAGCGTCTCGCCGAGCTGGCGGACTTCTACGGAGTGCCGGTGCAGGAGCTGCTGCCCGGGACCACGCCGGGCGGAGCCGCTGAGCCCCCGCCGAAGCTCGTGCTCGACCTGGAGCGGCTGGCCCACGTCCCGGCGGAGAAGGCGGGCCCCCTCCAGCGCTACGCGGCGACGATCCAGTCCCAGCGCGGCGACTACAACGGCAAGGTCCTCTCCATCCGCCAGGACGACCTGCGCACGCTCGCGGTCATCTACGACCAGTCGCCGTCCGTGCTGACCGAACAGCTCATCAGCTGGGGCGTCCTGGACGCGGACGCGCGCCGCGCGGTGTCCCACGAGGACGTGTAA
- the pyrR gene encoding bifunctional pyr operon transcriptional regulator/uracil phosphoribosyltransferase PyrR has product MDDSSASMDPARPVLEAPDIARVLTRIAHEIVERAKGADDVVLLGIPTRGVFLARRLAAKLEEITDGTIQVGSLDITMYRDDLRLGPARALARTEIPAEGVDGRLVVLVDDVLYSGRTIRAALDALGDIGRPRAVQLAVLVDRGHRELPIRADYVGKNLPTSQRETVKVQLTEEDGHDGVLLGTRETPENAASERARHGTAPAG; this is encoded by the coding sequence ATGGACGACAGCAGCGCAAGCATGGATCCGGCCCGGCCTGTTCTGGAGGCGCCGGACATCGCACGGGTCCTCACCCGTATCGCCCACGAGATCGTCGAGCGCGCCAAGGGTGCCGACGACGTGGTACTTCTCGGCATTCCCACCCGCGGCGTCTTCCTCGCCAGGCGGCTGGCCGCCAAGCTCGAAGAGATCACCGACGGCACGATTCAGGTCGGCTCGCTGGACATCACGATGTACCGCGACGATCTCCGACTGGGCCCCGCACGCGCCCTCGCGCGCACCGAGATCCCCGCCGAGGGGGTCGACGGACGGCTCGTCGTCCTCGTCGACGACGTGCTCTACTCGGGCCGCACCATCCGCGCCGCGCTCGATGCCCTGGGTGACATCGGACGTCCGCGAGCCGTGCAGCTCGCCGTTCTCGTCGACCGCGGTCACCGCGAGCTTCCCATCCGCGCGGACTATGTCGGCAAGAACCTGCCCACCTCGCAGCGCGAGACCGTCAAGGTCCAGCTGACCGAGGAGGACGGCCACGACGGCGTGCTGCTCGGCACCCGCGAGACCCCTGAGAACGCCGCGTCCGAGCGCGCCCGGCACGGCACGGCCCCCGCCGGATAG
- a CDS encoding aspartate carbamoyltransferase catalytic subunit: protein MKRHLISAADLTRDDAVLILDTAEEMARFADRPIKKLPTLRGRTIVNLFFEDSTRTRISFEAAAKRLSADVINFSAKGSSVSKGESLKDTALTLEAMGADAVVIRHGDSGAPHRLATSGWIGGSVINAGDGTHEHPTQALLDAFTMRRRLVGEEGVGLDGRRITIVGDILHSRVARSNVHLLSTLGAHVTLVAPPTLVPVGVESWPCEVSYDLDAVLAKSDAVMMLRVQRERMNAAFFPTEREYARRYGLDGERMARMPGDAIVMHPGPMNRGMEITAEVADSPRCTAVEQVANGVSIRMAVMYLLLGGAEPAVSRTEAPISQENN from the coding sequence ATGAAGCGCCACCTCATCTCGGCCGCCGACCTCACCCGCGACGACGCCGTCCTCATCCTCGACACCGCCGAGGAGATGGCCAGGTTCGCCGACCGGCCGATCAAGAAGCTGCCGACGCTGCGCGGCCGAACCATCGTCAACCTCTTCTTCGAGGACTCCACCCGCACCCGGATCTCCTTCGAGGCCGCCGCCAAGCGGCTGTCGGCCGACGTCATCAACTTCTCCGCCAAGGGCTCCTCCGTCTCCAAGGGCGAGTCGCTGAAGGACACCGCGCTCACCCTGGAGGCCATGGGCGCCGACGCCGTCGTCATACGGCACGGTGACTCCGGCGCCCCCCACCGGCTGGCCACCTCCGGCTGGATCGGCGGCTCCGTCATCAACGCGGGGGACGGCACCCACGAGCACCCCACCCAGGCGCTGCTGGACGCCTTCACCATGCGCCGCCGCCTGGTCGGCGAGGAGGGTGTGGGCCTGGACGGGCGGCGCATCACGATCGTCGGCGACATCCTGCACAGCCGGGTGGCCCGCTCCAACGTCCACCTCCTGAGCACCCTCGGCGCCCACGTCACGCTCGTCGCGCCGCCCACCCTGGTGCCGGTCGGCGTCGAGAGCTGGCCGTGCGAGGTCTCCTACGACCTGGACGCGGTGCTCGCCAAGTCCGACGCGGTGATGATGCTGCGCGTCCAGCGCGAGCGGATGAACGCCGCCTTCTTCCCCACCGAACGCGAATACGCCCGCCGCTACGGGCTCGACGGCGAGCGCATGGCGCGGATGCCCGGAGACGCCATCGTGATGCACCCCGGGCCGATGAACCGCGGCATGGAGATCACCGCCGAGGTCGCCGACTCGCCCCGCTGCACCGCCGTCGAACAGGTGGCCAACGGCGTCAGCATCCGGATGGCCGTGATGTACCTGCTGCTCGGCGGCGCCGAGCCCGCCGTATCCCGCACCGAGGCCCCGATCTCCCAGGAGAACAACTGA
- a CDS encoding dihydroorotase: MNEQKRTLLRGAKILGGEPQDVLIEDGIIAGVDRGIEAAGAEVIETHGAVLLPGLVDLHTHLREPGREDSETVHTGTRAAAKGGYTAVHAMANTFPVADTAGVVEQVWRLGKEYGYCDVRPVGAVTVGLEGKKLAELGAMHDSAAGVRVFSDDGKCVDDAVIMRRALEYVKAFDGVVAQHAQEPRLTEGAQMNEGTVSAELGLAGWPAVAEESIIARDVLLAAHVGSRVHICHLSTAGSVELVRWAKSKGWNVTAEVTPHHLLLTDELVRSYDPVYKVNPPLRTEADVMALREALADGTIDCVATDHAPHPHEDKDCEWGAAAMGMVGLETALSVVQHTMVDTGLLDWAQVADRMSYRPAGIGRLEGHGRPVSPGEPANLVLLDAAYRGQVDPAGFASRSGNTPYEGRELPGRVTHTWLRGRATVVDGTLV; this comes from the coding sequence ATGAACGAGCAGAAGCGGACGCTGCTGCGCGGAGCCAAGATCCTCGGTGGAGAGCCGCAGGACGTCCTCATCGAGGACGGAATCATCGCCGGTGTGGACCGGGGCATCGAGGCCGCGGGCGCCGAGGTCATCGAGACCCACGGAGCCGTGCTCCTGCCCGGCCTCGTCGACCTGCACACCCATCTGCGGGAGCCCGGCCGCGAGGATTCCGAGACGGTGCACACCGGCACCCGGGCCGCGGCCAAGGGCGGCTACACGGCCGTGCATGCCATGGCCAACACCTTCCCCGTCGCCGACACCGCCGGCGTGGTCGAGCAGGTGTGGCGGCTGGGCAAGGAGTACGGCTACTGCGACGTGCGCCCCGTCGGCGCCGTCACCGTCGGGCTGGAGGGCAAGAAGCTCGCCGAGCTGGGCGCCATGCACGACTCGGCCGCCGGAGTGCGGGTCTTCTCCGACGACGGCAAGTGCGTCGACGACGCTGTGATCATGCGCCGTGCGCTGGAGTACGTGAAGGCGTTCGACGGTGTCGTCGCCCAGCACGCGCAAGAGCCCCGGCTGACCGAGGGCGCGCAGATGAACGAGGGGACCGTCTCCGCCGAGCTGGGCCTGGCGGGCTGGCCCGCCGTCGCCGAGGAGTCGATCATCGCCCGCGATGTGCTGCTCGCCGCGCACGTCGGCTCCCGCGTGCACATCTGCCACCTGTCGACGGCCGGCTCGGTGGAACTCGTGCGCTGGGCCAAGTCCAAGGGCTGGAACGTGACCGCCGAGGTCACCCCGCACCACCTGCTGCTCACCGACGAGCTGGTCCGCTCCTACGACCCCGTCTACAAGGTCAACCCGCCCCTGCGTACCGAGGCGGACGTCATGGCCCTGCGCGAGGCCCTGGCCGACGGCACCATCGACTGCGTCGCCACCGACCACGCCCCGCACCCGCACGAGGACAAGGACTGCGAGTGGGGTGCCGCGGCCATGGGCATGGTCGGCCTGGAGACCGCCTTGTCGGTCGTGCAGCACACCATGGTCGACACCGGGCTGCTGGACTGGGCACAGGTCGCCGACCGCATGTCCTACCGCCCGGCCGGCATCGGACGGCTGGAGGGCCACGGTCGCCCCGTCTCACCCGGCGAGCCCGCCAACCTCGTCCTCCTCGATGCGGCTTACCGTGGACAGGTGGACCCCGCGGGCTTCGCCTCCCGCAGCGGCAACACCCCCTACGAGGGCCGTGAGCTGCCCGGACGCGTCACCCACACCTGGCTGCGGGGCCGCGCGACGGTCGTGGACGGGACATTGGTGTGA
- a CDS encoding PH-like domain-containing protein — MSVGNLSLTGLAAGQKSQEVTDWAARIGWVVGLILFIALLYWLMRQGWKWRGTLQGDLPELPRRPEGAIDSGAPLLTATGRYHGSTNAGQWLDRIVAQGLGTRSRAELTLTERGLDVVRPGAQDFWVPVDKLRGARLDTGIAGKVLTEGGLLIVTWEHGGRRLDAGFRFDHSARQTEWAEKINAMSGGDGDDGVAARQHHKEGA, encoded by the coding sequence GTGAGCGTAGGAAACCTTTCTCTGACCGGCCTGGCCGCCGGACAGAAATCGCAGGAAGTCACGGACTGGGCGGCCCGTATCGGCTGGGTCGTGGGGCTGATCCTGTTCATCGCCCTGCTGTACTGGCTGATGCGCCAGGGCTGGAAGTGGCGCGGCACCCTCCAGGGCGACCTGCCCGAGCTGCCCCGGCGGCCCGAGGGGGCCATCGACAGCGGTGCGCCGCTCCTGACGGCGACGGGCCGCTACCACGGCTCCACCAACGCGGGGCAGTGGCTCGACCGGATCGTCGCCCAGGGCCTGGGCACCCGCAGCAGGGCCGAGCTGACCCTCACCGAGCGCGGCCTGGACGTCGTACGCCCTGGGGCGCAGGACTTCTGGGTACCCGTGGACAAGCTGCGCGGCGCCCGCCTCGACACCGGCATCGCGGGCAAGGTCCTCACCGAGGGCGGCCTGCTGATCGTCACCTGGGAGCACGGCGGCCGGCGGCTGGACGCGGGATTCCGCTTCGACCACTCGGCGCGGCAGACCGAGTGGGCCGAGAAGATCAACGCAATGAGCGGCGGCGACGGCGACGACGGCGTCGCGGCGCGGCAGCACCACAAGGAAGGCGCATGA
- the carA gene encoding glutamine-hydrolyzing carbamoyl-phosphate synthase small subunit, which yields MTISTRGATDQTAGPALLVLEDGRTFRGRAYGAEGETFGEAVFSTGMTGYQETLTDPSYHRQVVVMTAPHIGNTGVNDEDPESRRIWVSGYVVRDPARVPSNWRSTRSLDEELRGQGVVGISGVDTRALTRHLRERGAMRVGIFSGPALDSASGAGLADEAALLARVREAPQMKGADLAGEVATTEAYTVPAIGTKRFTVAAVDLGIKGMTPYRMAERGIEVHVLPASATLEDIYATAPDGVFFSNGPGDPATAEHPVELMRGVLERGTPLFGICFGNQILGRALGFGTFKLKYGHRGINQPVQDRTTGKVEVTAHNHGFAVDAPLDRVSDTPYGRAEVSHICLNDDVVEGLRLLDKPAFSVQYHPEAAAGPHDAAYLFDRFVALMRDGDQHSAQLMEDQRA from the coding sequence ATGACGATCTCCACCAGGGGAGCGACCGACCAGACGGCAGGCCCGGCGCTGCTCGTCCTGGAGGACGGCCGCACCTTCCGCGGACGCGCCTACGGAGCCGAGGGGGAGACCTTCGGCGAGGCGGTGTTCTCCACCGGCATGACCGGATACCAGGAGACGCTGACCGACCCCTCCTACCACCGTCAGGTCGTCGTCATGACGGCGCCGCACATCGGCAACACCGGCGTCAACGACGAGGACCCCGAATCGCGGCGCATCTGGGTGTCCGGATATGTCGTACGCGACCCCGCCCGCGTCCCCTCCAACTGGCGCTCCACCCGATCCCTGGACGAGGAGCTGCGCGGCCAGGGCGTCGTCGGCATCAGCGGTGTGGACACCCGGGCCCTCACCCGGCACCTGCGCGAGCGCGGCGCCATGCGCGTCGGGATCTTCTCCGGCCCTGCGCTGGACAGCGCCTCCGGCGCGGGCCTCGCCGACGAGGCCGCCCTCCTCGCACGGGTACGCGAAGCCCCCCAGATGAAGGGCGCCGACCTCGCCGGAGAGGTCGCCACCACCGAGGCGTACACGGTGCCCGCTATCGGCACGAAGCGCTTCACCGTCGCCGCCGTCGACCTCGGCATCAAGGGCATGACCCCCTACCGCATGGCCGAGCGCGGCATAGAGGTGCATGTGCTGCCCGCCTCCGCCACCTTGGAGGACATCTACGCCACCGCGCCCGACGGGGTGTTCTTCTCCAACGGCCCCGGCGACCCGGCCACCGCCGAACACCCCGTGGAGCTGATGCGCGGCGTCCTGGAGCGCGGCACCCCCCTGTTCGGCATCTGCTTCGGCAACCAGATCCTCGGCCGCGCCCTCGGCTTCGGCACCTTCAAGCTGAAGTACGGCCACCGCGGCATCAACCAGCCCGTCCAGGACCGGACGACCGGCAAGGTCGAGGTCACGGCCCACAACCACGGCTTCGCCGTCGACGCGCCGCTCGACCGGGTCAGCGACACCCCATACGGCAGGGCCGAGGTCTCGCACATCTGCCTGAACGACGACGTCGTCGAAGGCCTGCGGCTGCTCGACAAGCCTGCCTTCAGCGTCCAGTACCACCCGGAGGCGGCAGCGGGTCCGCACGACGCCGCCTACCTCTTCGACCGGTTCGTCGCGCTCATGCGCGACGGCGATCAGCACAGCGCACAGCTCATGGAGGACCAGCGTGCCTAA